TGGTCGGGCGACAACGAGACCGCCTGGAAGACGCTGCGCTACAATCTAACTCAGGGGCTCAACATGAGCCTGTCGGGCCTATTCAGCATCGGCCACGATGTCGGCGGCTTCCACGGCCCGACGCCCGGCCCCGAGCTCTTCGTGCGCTTCAACGAGTTCTGCTCCTTATGGCCGCGCATGGTCATGAACTCCTGGAACGATGACGGCGTCGTCAACCTGCCCTGGATGTACCCGGAGATGGTGCCGCAGGTGCGCGAGGCCATCTCGCTGCGCTATCGGCTGATGCCCTATCTCTACACGCTGATGTGGCGGGCGAGCCGCGATGGCACGCCGGCGATCCGCCCGCTGCTCTGGGACTTCCCGCAGGATGCGACGGCCGTGAAGACCGACGATGCCTTCATGCTCGGCCCGGATGTGCTGGTCGCGCCGGTGCTGGAGGAAGGCGCCCGCGAGCGCAGCGTCTACCTGCCGGTCCATGATGGCGGCTGGTACGACTGGCATACCGGCAAGCATTTCGCGGGCGGCGCGGTCGTGACGGTCGCGGCCCCGCTCGGCCGCCTGCCGGTCTTCGCCCGGGCCGGGGCCCTGATCCCGCTCGGCAATCCCGAGGGCATCGACGATCTCCGCGAGATCCTCGTCTGCGGTGTCGTCGAGGGCGCCAGCGGCGAACTCTACGAGGATGACGGCGAGACCAGTGACTGGCGTGGGGCCGGCGGGGCCGTGCTCCGCTTCAGCGTGCGCGATGGCGAGATCGAGACCCATCAGCAGGGCGAGACCGAGCCCCGGTTCGACCGCATCGCGATCCGGCATATCGCGACTGACGGGACCAAGCCCGGCGCCTGAGCCAGTTGGGGTGTAGGGTCGGTTGGCTTGCGCCGGCCGGCCTCAATCGCTGCGGCGCGCAGCGCGCGCCACAGCGGCCGCGACCCGCTCATGCCCATCAGCCAAAATCGCCGTGGCCAGCCGGACATGCTCGGTCGGCCGCAGCGAGCATTTGCTGCCCGGCAGGACGGCGATGCCATGGGCAGCCAGAGTCACCAGCGCGTATTGCTCGGATTCGACGGGGATCCAGATGCAGAGCCCATCGGTCTCCGGCATGGCGACGCCATGCTCCGCCAGGCCGGCCAGCAATGTCCGCCGACGCTCGGCATAGATCGCGCGGGCTTTGGCGACGTGTTGCGCCGTCGCCGCATCCTCGATCAGCCAGGCGGTCGCGGCCTGCAGCAGCCGGCTCGTCCAGCCCGACGAGAAGCTGCGATAGGACTGGATCTGCCGGATGATGTTGGTTGGCGCCGACAGCACGGCGATCCTGAGATCGGGCCCGAGCGACTTCGAGAACGAGCGGATATGGACGACCCGCTCCGGCATGGTCGTTCCCAAGCTGATCGGCGGGCGAACCGAAACATCGCCGACGCCATCATCCTCGATCACCAGGGTTTCGCTGCCGGCCAGCACCGCGGCCAGTTCCTGCAGGCGCCCGGCGCTGACATGCCGGCCGGTCACGGAATGCGTGCGCGGCTGGAAGATGAAGGCGGCAGGACGCCGCGCCAGCGCCGCGGCCAGCTGATCGGGCAGGGGGCCTTCCGCATCGCAGCCGATCGGCAGGATTTCCGCGCCGAGATCCTCGATGATGTCGAGGAGCCGCATCGCGGTGGGGTCTTCGATCGCCACGCAAGCCCCCGGCAGCACGGTCGCATGGAGAACCGAGTAGACCGCGTTGTAGCCGCCATTGGTGGCGAGGAAGGCGTCGGGGGCATAGGGCCATTGCGGCAGGACCGCGCCCCGCAGCGCGGGCAGGATCGGCGTGCGCTCGTAGCTGTTCAGGTTCTCGGCCCCGGCCGCATGCGCCAGCGCCTCGCGCAGCGGCGGCAGCAGGCCGGCATCGGGAATGGCGAATGAGAGGTCGAGCACATCAGGCGCGAAATGCGCGACGCTGCCCATGCGGGAAGGGCGCGGAGTGGCACTGTCGCCGCTGACCCAGGCACCGCCGCGGCCACGGCCCGAGACGATCTTCTGCCGCTTCAGCTCGCTCCAGGCCTCGGAGATCGTGCCGGGGCTGACGCCGAGCCGGAAGGCAAGGTCACGCACGGTCGGCAGCCGCAGGCCCACGGGCAGGGCGCCCGAGCGGATCAGGCCGCTGACCTCCAGCGCGAGCCCGCGTGCTGTGCGTTGCGCCAGGCGGCTTGCCAACCAGGTTGCGTCGGTTTCGCTGTTCATCAGATTCAGAAAAGAATGTTCAGGAACGTAATATCGATTGATCAGGTAAAGTGAACATTTAATCTCGCCATATTCAAGGCTTGGAACGAGGTGTGTGTTGAAACCTGTTATCCGGCTGGCCCTGCGCGACTGGGACTTCATCACGCCGCTGTTGCTTGGCGATCTCGTCCCCGAAAAATTCGAACTGAAGATCGAGCGGCTGGCAGCCCTGCCGGACGATTTCGCCAGCGATCCGCGCTTCGATGCCTCGGAAATCTCGTTCAGCCGCTACACCACGGGCAAGGCACGCGGCGAGACCGGCGTCTTCGGCATTCCGAACTTCATCATGCGCGGTTTCCGGCATCGCTGCGTGGTCACCACGGCGGCGAGCCCGCTGAAGCGTTTCGAGGATTTGCGCGGCAAACGCATCGGCATCGCCGGCTGGCAGGATTCCGGCAACACCTGGACGCGGGCCGCCTTGGCCGAATCCGGCGTCGGCATCGAGGACGCCTTCTGGGCGGTCAGCCGCCTTGGCGCGGACCACCCGATCACCGACCGTGTCGGGCGCTATGCGCGGCCCGGCCGGATCGAGCCGCTGCCGGGCCAGCCGCCCCTGCTCGACTTGCTCACGGCAGGCGAGATCGACGCCGTCCTGATGCCGTTCATGCCCAAGGGCTTCTTCTCGCCCGGCTCGCCGTTCCGCGCGCTGCTGCCTGATATCCGCGCGGCTGAGAAGGGGTATTTCGACAAGGTCGGTTACGTGCCGGGCATGCACATCATCGGGCTCAAGCCCGAGATCGTAGCGCGCGATCCCTGGCTGCCGCAGGCGCTCAGCGATCTGCTCGACGAGAGCCAGCGTGTCTGGTTGGAGAAGCGCCGCCGTTACGCCGACACCACGCCCTGGCTGATCGACGAACTGGTGCGCAGCGGACATGATCTCCCGGCGGATTGGAACGCTAGCGGTCTCGGCCCGAACCGGGTGATGATTGCCGCGTTTCTCGATCAGCTGCGGATCCAGGAGCTCGCGGAGACCGATCTGACGCCGGAGACGCTGTTCCCAGCCGCCGGTGAATTGGCGGAGCCTGCGCGCGTCGCCTGAGCGGCGCCATCTGATCAAAGACATAACGACGAAGGGGAATGTCGCCATGAAGACGATCGTGAAATTGGCCGGTGCCGTCGCGCTCTCAGTAGCGCTCATGCAGGGGGCGGCCCAGGCGCAGGACCAATCCATTCAGATCCCGAAGCAGAAGGTCGACGAGAGCCTGCGCGCCAAGCTGCCGGAAACCATCCGCAGCGCTGGCAAGATGATCTCGGTCAACAACGGCTCCTTCCCGCCCTACGAGATCGTCACGGACACCAACAAGATGATCGGCGCCAGCGCCGATCTGGCCGATGCGCTGGGCGAGCTGTTCGGCGTCAAGATCGAGCATGCGACGGTCAACGGCCTCGCCTCGGCGCTGAGCGGCATCGCGGCCGGGCGCTTCCAGTTCGCGATGGGGCCGATCGGCGATTTCAAGACGCGCCAGGAGGCGAACGACTTCGTCGACTACGTCCGCGAATTCGTGATCTTCGCGGTGCAGAAGGGCAATCCGAAGGGCATCACCAGCCTCGAGGATAGCTGCGGCAAGAAGATCGCGGTGATGTCCGCCGGTTCGGCCGAGAAGGTCATCAAGGCGCAGGCCGAGAAATGCGCGGCCGAGGGCAAGCCGGCGCTCGAGGTGATGTCCTTCACCGACCAGCCGACATCGATCCTGTCCGTGCGCTCGCGCCGGTCCGACGCGTTCTTCTCGTCGCAGGCGCCGCTCAGCTATTTCGTCCAGCAGGCGAAGGGCGATCTCGAACTCGCCGCGATCGGCAAGGCGAACGGCTTCCAGGACCTGTTCCAGGGCGCCGTTGTGCCCAAGGGCTCGCCGCTCGGTGCCGCCCTGCTCGACGGCATCAAGGCGCTGAAGGCGAACGGCACCTATGCCGCGATCTTCAAGAAATGGGGGCTCGAGAACAACATGATCGACGAGCCCGGCATCAACCGGTCGACGAACTGAGCGGCGGCCGAACGATGAGCACCGCAGCTGACATGGCGGGCGATCGGCAGGCGACGTTGCGCGACGTCGCCACCGCCCACCGCCCGGTCGAATGGGGTCGCTGGCTGATCTGGGCATTCGTGCTCGTCGTCGCAGCCAATTTCGCCTGGATCGTCGCCTGGAACCCGAATTTCGGTTGGCCGGTCGTGGCCCAGTGGTTCACCGCCGAGTCGATCCTGCGCGGGCTCTACGTCACGCTCGGGCTGACGGTCGTCGCGATGGTGATCGGCGTCGCCATCGGGCTGCTGCTCGCGGTCGCCCGGCTCTCGGACGACCGGCTGCTGAGCGGCCTCGCCGGCCTCTACATCTGGTTCTTCCGCGGCACGCCGCTGCTGGTGCAGCTCATCTTCTGGTACAATCTCTCGACGCTCTTTCCCGAAATCTCGATCTCCATCCCCTTCGGCCCGACGCTGGTCAGCTGGCACACCAACGACCTGATCACGCCGATGACGGCGGCCATCGCCGGCCTCTCGCTGAACGAGGCGGCCTATATGGCCGAGATCATACGGGGCGGGCTGCTCTCGGTCGACAAGGGGCAGGTCGAAGCGACCGATGCCTTCGGCATGACGCGCTCGCGGGCACTGCGCCGGGTCATCATTCCCCAGGCGATGCGCTCGATCGTGCCGCCCACCGGCAACCAGCTCATCAGCATGATCAAGGCGACCTCGCTGGTCAGCGTCATCGCCATGGCCGACCTGCTTTATTCGGTGCAAGCCGTCTACAACCGCACCTTCGAGGTCATCCCGATGCTGATGGTCGCGGTGATCTGGTATCTCGCCATCACCTCGGTCCTGAACGTCGGCCAGGGCTTCATCGAGCGCTATTACGCCCGCGGCGAGCGCGGCTCGACCCAGGCGGCGCCCGTCGTCATCGCGGAGCCCACACCATGACCCGCAACGCCACCGAAGCGGGGGGCCTGCCGCTGGTCAGCGCCCGCAACGTCCACAAATCCTTCGGCTCCAACGAGGTGCTGAAGGGCATCGATCTCGATGTCGCATCCGGGGAGGTCGTCGTGATCCTCGGGCCTTCGGGCTCGGGCAAGTCGACCTTCCTGCGCTGCATCAACCATCTCGAAGCGATCGATCGCGGCTCGATCATGGTCGCGGGCGAGCAGATCGGCTACCGGCTCGCCGGCGAGCGGCTGATCAAGCTGTCGAACCGGGCGATCGCGGCGCAGCGCCGCCAGATCGGCATGGTCTTCCAGCAGTTCAACCTCTATCCGCACATGACGGCGCTGGAGAACATCATCGAGGCGCCGGTCGGCGTGCACCGGCACGGCCGCAAGGCCGCGACCGACTACGCGATGGAACTGCTGGGCCGCATCGGGCTGACCGAGAAGGCCAACGCCTATCCGCGCCAGCTGTCCGGCGGCCAGCAGCAGCGCGTCGCCATCGCTCGCGCGCTCGCCATCCGCCCGAGGCTGATGCTGTTCGACGAGCCGACTTCGGCGCTCGATCCCGAACTGGTCGGCGAGGTGCTGGCGACGATGCGCGATCTGGCCGTGCAGGGGCTGACGATGATCGTCGTCACCCATGAGATCGGCTTCGCGCGCGAGGCGGCCGATCGCGTCGTGTTCATGGATGGCGGGCTCGTGGTGGAGCAGGGGCGCCCGGAAGAGGTGCTGGCCAATCCACAGCATCCGCGGACCCGCCTCTTCCTCAGCCGCTTCATTCGCGAAGCGGCCTGAGCTTCGATCGGACGGCCCCGCCAGCTTCCAAAGGCCTGACGGGCCGACCGCGCGCCGCCTTCACATGCCTCCAAGATGGCGCGGCAGCCATAGCGCGAGGTCCGGCCAGGCGAGCAGCATGGCGATCAGCACGAAGGGCGCGACCAGGAAGGGCAGCACCCCGCGATACATCGCCCCCAGGCTGATCTCGGGCGCCTGGGTGCGGATGACGAAGAGGTTCATGCCGACCGGCGGATGGATCAGTCCGATCTCAACGACGATCACCAGGAGCACGCCGAACCAGATCGGATCGTAACCCGTCGACAGCACGAGCGGCAGCAGCACCGGCACCGTCACCAGCACCATGCCGATCCCTTCGAGGAAGCAGCCGAGGAAGACGTAGAAGGCGACGAGCAGCAGCATCACCGCAAGCGGCGGCAGGCCGACCGCATCGATGCTCCTGACCACGGACTGGGCCATGCCGGTCTGCACGACGAAATAGGAGAAGATCGTCGATCCCAGCACGATCAGGACGAGATTGGCGGTGATGCGCGTCGTCTCGGTGAAGGCGGTGGCGACGTCTCCGCGCTTGAAGCCGCCGCGCAGGAGCCCCAGCAGGAGGGCACCGAAGGCGCCGACCGCAGCCGCCTCGGTCGGGCTGAACCAGCCGAGATAGATGCCGCCGAAAGTGACCGCGAAAAGCAGCGCGACGTCCCAGATCGACAGCACCAGGCGGAAGGTCTGGGCCCGGCTCTCCGCCGGCAACTTCGGCGCCGCTCCGGGCCGCAGCCAGACCCAGAGCGCCACGGTCGCGAGGTAGAGGGCGGTGGGCAGAAGACCCGGGATCAGCGCTGCCGCAAACAGCTTGATGATCGAGAGCTGGGCGATGATGCCGTAGATCATCAGGATCAGCGAAGGCGGGATCAGGATGCCGAGCGTGCCGCCGGCGGCGACCACACCCGCCGCCAGCGCTGGCGAATATCCGGCCTTCAGCATCTGCGGAATCGAGATCCGGCTCATCGTCGCCGCCGTCGCCAGCGACGAGCCGCAGACGGCGCCGAAGGCCGCCGAGGCGCCGACCGCCGCCATGGCGAGCGAGCCGCGGATGCCGGCGAAGATGCCGTTGCTCGCGCGGAACAGATCGCCGGATAGGCCGGCCATCGTCGCGAGCGCGCCCATCAGCGTGAACAACGGCAGCACCGAGAGCGAATAAGCGGAAGATAATTCGAGCGGCACCGCGCCGAAGACGAGCCTGGCCTTGGCGAAGCCGTCGATGGCGGCATAGCCGACGAAGCCGACGAGGCCGAGCGCCACGGCGACCGGAATGCGGGCCAGGATCATGCCGACGAGCGTCGCCATGCCGAGGAGGCCAATGGTGGTCGTGCTCATGGCGTGGCCTCCTCCTGGCGATGCAGTGCGGCCGCTTTCGGCTTGTTCTCGCCCCGCGGAAACATCCTGACCTGCGTGATGACGCGGCCCAGGACGACGATCATGGAAACGATGAGGGCGACTTCGATCGTCAACAGGAGCGTCCAGATCGGCACCGGCAGATCGGGCTTCTGGTCGCCGAAGCGATAGGCGTCCATGAGCGGCTGCAGGAGCGTGGCGGCGAGCAGCCCGAGGAAGGCAAGCGTCGCGATCTCGCCGATCAGGATCAGCATCGCGAGCCCACGCGGCCCCGCCGCCGCGTCGAAGATGTCGACCTTGATCTGCTCGTCCCGTCGGAAGCAATCCGGCAGCGCCAGGAAGGCGACGAGAACCAGCGTGACCTCGACGAGATCGAGCGTGCCGTGGATCGGATGGTTGAAGGCGAGCCGCCCGCCGATGTCGAGCATCGTCCAGAGCAGCATCACGGCCAGCGCGATCGCTCCGCAAGCTGTCAGAAGACGCGCCGGATCGAAGCGATGGCCTGCGCCGCCGCCGGTCATTGCGCCCTGCCCACGGCTGCGCGCAGCCGCTCGTAGAAGTCGCGCGCCTTGGGGTTCTTCGCCTCGGCCTTCGGCAGGAAGGCTGCGGCGATGGGCTTGGTCTTCTCCTCGAAGGCGGCCCGTTCGGCGGGTGTCAGATCGACGATCTCGACATTGGCGGCGCGCAGATACTTCTCGCCGTCATCCTCGGCCGCGTCGTAGAGCGCGCCGATCTTGCGCGCGGCCTCCGGCCCCGTGGTTTCGTCGATGATCTTGCGCAGGTCTTCCGGCAGGGACTTGTAGCGCTCGGCATTCATGACCAGCGCGAAGGTGCCGGCGGACGCCTTCACCGGCGTGACCGACTTCATGCTCTCGGCCATCTGGAAGGACTTTGCCGCCTCGTAGTTGAACAGCATGCCGGTGATGGTGCCCTTGGCCAGCGCGTCTGAAAGCTCTGCCGGCGTGACGGCCGCCGGGCTGCCGCCCCAGGCCTCGATCATCGCGGACGCGATCGGCCCGTTGTGCCTGATGCGCAGGCCGCGCATCGCGGCAGGGTCGCGCACCGCCCCGCGGTTGAAGAACAGGCTCACCGTCGGCGTCGCGATGAAATAGAGCAGCTTCGTGCCTTCATGCTCGGCGGCGAGATCGGCGGCCATCCCGGTCACGATCGCGGAGGCTTCGGCAGTGCTGATCGCCTTGGAGGCGGCGCCTTCACCGCGATTGAAGATGTAGGGGATCTGGGTCAGCTCCGTCAGCGGGAAGCGCCCCGGCAGCGCACCGTGCAGGAAGAAGGCGATATCGGCGACGCCGGTGCGGGCGAGATCGTATTGCCGTGGCATCGGCCCCATCTGCGCGGCGGGGAAGATCGTCAGCTTGAGCCGCCCGCCCGAGCGCTTGGCAAGATCGTCGCCCCACTCTTCGAGCTTCTTGTGAAGCTGGTGGTTGGGAGGCAGGTAATGCGAGACCTTGAGCTCGATGGTCTGCGCGAGCGCACCTGCCGCTGAGAGAGACAGGCCGAACAGGGCGCCCAGCAAGGCGCCCGCCATTCCTCGTATCATCGTTTCCTCCCCGATTGTTTTGTCGTTGGTCTTCTATGCGGCCGTGGCAGATACCGGTGCGACCGCTCCCTTTTCGATGGCCCCGGTGACGCGTGCGAGCAGTTCCGCCGCATCCGCCGGCAGGGCGTCGCTGCGCCAGGCGACGTGCTGGTCCGGCCGGATCAGCGCGAACCGCGCAGCGTAACGCGCAGGCAAGCGCCGGTCCCCCGGAGCGAGAACCGTCAGCGGGATTCCGAGGTGCTCGGCCACTGCTGCGAAGCCTGCCGCCTGCTGCGTCTCGCCCGCCGTGACGAGCAGCGTGAAGCCGGAGCCGAAATTGTCGTAGAGCGACGAGCCGTCGTTCAGCCACAGATGCGGCGCGAGGCAGCCGGGATGGGCCGAGGGCACATAGAGCATGAAATGCTCCGGCGGCGGCTCGCTGCCATCCGGTACGATGACCGGCGAATCCGCGTAACGCGAGCCCAGCACGATGCCGAGCGTCCTGAATTCGCGCAGCTTGGTCGCCTCGATGATCTCGCCGACCTCGCGGCGCGTCGCCTCGCCGAGCGGCCCGGGATCTTCCAGCCCCGGCCGGACGAGCTGATTGCCGAGCACGCCGTAATTGATCACCGCTTCCGCGATGGTGCGTTCATGCACCTGGCGCCGCTCCGCCTCGTAGCTCGCCAGCAGTTCAGGCCCGCCCCAGCCCTGGAGCGCGGCGGCGAGCTTCCAGCCGAGATCGACCGCATCGCCGATGCCCATGTTCATGCCGAAGCCGCCGAAGGGCGGGTGGAGATGGCAGGCGTCGCCAGCGAGGAAGACGCGCCCCTCCTCGTAACGATCGGCAACCAGCTTGTGCGCGACCCAGGGGTCCTTGCCGACGATCTCGATCTCGAGGTCGTGCAGGCCGGTGCCCTGGCGGATCAGGGCGACGGGGTCGACGCTCGCCGGATCGATGTCGTTGGCGAGCTTGGTGACCATGAAGAACCACAGGCCCTGCCCATCCATCGGCCCGAGCAGCGAGGGCAGCTCCTCGTTGATCATCCAGTACATGATCGCCTCGCCGTGCGCATGGCAGCTGGCGAGGTCGGGAGCGCGGAAGATGATGTTGTAGTTGCGCGAATAGGCCCTGTCGCCGGTCATCGTCGCGCCGATGGCGTCGCGCACCAGGCTGCGCGCGCCGTCGGCGCCGATGAGGTAGGCGCTCCTGACCTGCTCGACCTTGCCCGTCGAAAGGTCCTTGAGTTCACTGGTGACGCCGCCGCCATCCTGCTTGAAGGAGGCGAGTTCGGTGCTGAAGCTGATGCTCACGCCCGGCAGCGAGGCCGCATGCTCGCGCAGCACCTCCTCCAGCACATATTGCGGCACCCACTGGGCGGATTCCGAATAGAGGTCGTTGCGCGCCGGGCTGCCGTTCAGCGCGTTCTCGAAGCGCGCGAGCCTGGGCCCGGTCATCCGCGTGGCGAAGACGACGTTGGAGGGATAGTCGCGCGGGATCGGCGAGACCTCGCGCAGCCTGTCGGCGATGCCCCAGCGGCGCAGATGCTCGCGGGTGCGGACATTCGTCGTCTTTGCGCGCGGCGCGTAGCCGACCCGGTCGTTGCGCTCCACCACGAGGCAGCGCACGCCGCGGCTGCCGAGTTCGATGGCGGCGGCTAGCCCCACAGGGCCGGCGCCGGCGATCAGCACGTCGATCTCGTTGCCGCTGTCCTTCACCGCATGTCCCCTTCCGTCTTGCTCAACGATGCCCGCCCGGTCACGCGGCGGTCTGTGCGGCTGCTTCCTGAGCAATGGGATTGACCAGCAGGCCGATGCCCTCGACCTCGACCTCGCAGACATCGCCGGGCTTCATGAAGAGCGGCGGCTTGCGCGCACCGCCGACGCCGGCAGGCGTGCCGGTGACGATGACATCGCCCGGTTCCAGCGTGATCGCCTCGCTGATGATCGCGATCAGGCTCGCGACATCGAAGACCATGGTGTCGGTCGAGGCGCTTTGGACGGTCTGGCCGTTGAGGCGGGTTTCGAGCTTCAGCCCCTTCGCGCCCGGAGGCAGTTCGTCCGCAGTGACCAGCGCCGGGCCGAAGGCGCCGGTGCCGTCGAAATTCTTGCCGACCGTCCATTGCGGCGACTTGAACTGGTACTCGCGCACCGAGCCTTCGTTGAAGACGGCGTAGCCGGCGACGAGATCGAGCGCGGCGGCCTTCGGCACATGCTTGCCGTGCCGGCCGATCACCGCCGCGATCTCGCCCTCATAGTCGAGCTGGTCCGAGAGGTTCGGCCGGATCATCGGCGCCCGATGACCGATCAGCGTCGTCGAGAAGCGGCCGAAGAGCGTCGGATAGTCCGGCTGCTTGAAGCCGCTCTCCGCCGAATGATCGGCATAGTTCAGGCCGACGCAGATGATCTTGCCCGGACGCGGCAACACCGGCAGGAAGGTCGCCCGCTCCGGGTCGAGCACTGCAGAGGCCGGGGCCTTGTCGAGCGCGGCGGCGACGGCGGCCCGTGCCGCAGGCCCGCCCTCGATGAAGGCGAGCATGCTTTCCGGCAGGCCGGTGCCGACCGCCGAGAGATCGACGAGATCCTGGCCGCGATAGGCCGCCAGCCGGGCCTTGCCGTTGCGGGAGATGGTGGCGAGACGCATTGAAGGCACTCCTTCGGATTGAGCTCAGGTGCCAGCTATCCAGCCGGCTCCGATCGATGTCAGGCTTGGCCGAACAGCACGGACAGGCGCCGCTCCGCGAAGCGCCATTCCCCATCCGGCTCCTTGCGGTAGCGGTCGGCGTATTCGCAGATCAGGAAGGGCGTGGCCGAGCCCGGCCCGGCGCCGTCATGGCGATAGAGCGTCAGCACGACGAAGCCGCGCGCGGTGTCGGGCGAAACGGCCTCGATCAGGATGTTGCTCTGGACGTGCCGCGAGCGCCTCTCGCGCATGGCCGCGCGCTCCGCGCCCCAGGCGGCGATGGCCGCGCGCCCGACCTTGTCGGGGCCGACGCCATAGAGCGCGGCATCCGTGGTGAACAGCTCGCCGATGCGATCCGACTCGCCATGGTCGATCAGCCAGGCATGGCGCTGGATCAGATCCTCGATCGCCGCGCGATCCTCAGGGTTCAGTCGGGCTGTCATCGCTGACGAACCTCCGCCTTGCCGTCAAATCGGCAGGCCGAGATCGGGCGGCGCACCGGCCGGTTCGTAGTCCCCCTTGCGCATGCCCGTGTGCAGCGCTTCGAAGCCGGCCCCGCCCTTATGGGCTTGGTAGACGCGTTCGGGGTCGAAGAAAGTCCCGATCGGGTTTTCCCTGAAATCCGGCGACGTTCGCATCCATTCGCTGGATTGCGCCCAGTCGCCATAGCTGTCGCATTGCAGCTCGACGAAATTGCCCTCGGGATCGCGATAGTAGATCGAGATCGTCATGCCGTGGTCGAGGCAGAAGGCCGGCAGGATGCCCTCGTCACGCAGCCGGGCATAGGACGACATCAGGTCGGCGAAGCTCTCATATTCGAACGCGCTGTGGTGCATGCCGTTATGGCTGCGCTTGTCGGGATCGTCGCCGAGACCCGGCGCTGACAGAAAGGCTACGCGGTGATTGGCTGCGTCATTGGTCGTCCAGGCATTGTTCGCATCCTGGAAATTCGGCGTGGAGCCGACCACCCGGCCGTACCAAGCGACCATCTCCGCGAGGCGGCTGGTCTTGAACGTGACGTGATGGAAGGCGGGCTTGATGATGTCCATTGCGTTCCTCCTGCGGCGCCATTCTTCCCGTGAGGGCGCGGCGCCTGCGTTTTCGGTGGAACAGAGCTAGCGGACGGGCATATACCTGAATAGATGACAATAATGCCGGAGCGATAGCAGTTTGATATCGCTTCGGTGCGCTCGGCGGGAGGCCGGATCATGAAGCTTCATCACTTCGAGGAAGTCGTCGCGATCGCCGAGCGTGGCAGTGTCAGGGCGGCCTCCCGCCATTTGCGGATCGCGCAGCCCGCGCTGACGCGCAGCCTCGCCATGCTCGAGCGTGAATTGGGGGCGCCATTGTTTGAGCGGCGCGCCCGCGGCGTCGTCTGCACGCCCTTCGGCCAGGCCTTCATCGCCCGTGCTCGCTCGATCCTGTCGGAGATTCGCCGCACGCGCGAGGAGATGGAGCAGCTGCGCGGAGCCGGCACGGGCACCGTGACGGTCGGCCTTTCGATCGCTGCGCATCTCGCGCTGCTGCCGTCGAGCCTGCGGCCCTTCCGGGCGCGCTACCCGAACATCAAGCTGCATATCATCGAGGGCTTCTATCCCACCCTCGAAACGCGACTGCGGGACGGCTCGGTCGATTTCTACATCGGCCCGGAGGGCGGGGCGCAGGCCGTGCCTGAACTCAGCCTCGAAGTGCTCTTCCAGAACCGCCGCGTCGTGCTCTGCCGGGCAGGGCATCCGCTCGCGGGCGCGACGTCGTTGCGCGACCTCGTCGGACAGGACTGGGTCACGACGTCGATCACGGCGGATGACAGCGCCGAGATCAACGCATTCTTCGCGGGCCACGAGCTGCCGGCGCCGCATCTGGCGGTGCGTAGCCAGTCCGCGCTCACCTTGCTGACATGCCTCGCCAATAGCGACCTGCTGGCGATGGTGCCGAGCCAGTGGCAGGATTTCGAGATGACCGGGCAAGCCCTGACCACGATCAAGATCGTGGAGGAGCTGACCGCGCCGGCGCTCGTTGTCGTGCGCCGGGCCGATCTGCCGTTGACGCCGGCGGCGCTTTATCTTCTCGATCTGATGCGGCGGGCGAAGTCGCGGCTCGCAACGCCCGGTAGCCGCCCTCCGCCGGAACCCCAACTGCAGAACGTCGTGACGGCCGGCGGTAAGGCGACGCCGGCCGGTCGTTCTAAAGCCGGATCCGATCAGGTTGAATCAATCTGATCGAATTCGGCTGTAACTCCATGATGCAACTTGTTTTCCGGCTTCAGCGCTTGAGAGCCGGGCAGGCGCTTTCGCTCAACGGCCGGAACGCCTGGTCGCCCGGAATGGTCGCGAGGACATCGTAGAGATCCCACTCGCTTTTCGACTCCGAGGGCTGCTTGGCGCGGAA
Above is a genomic segment from Bosea sp. NBC_00550 containing:
- a CDS encoding nuclear transport factor 2 family protein, with protein sequence MTARLNPEDRAAIEDLIQRHAWLIDHGESDRIGELFTTDAALYGVGPDKVGRAAIAAWGAERAAMRERRSRHVQSNILIEAVSPDTARGFVVLTLYRHDGAGPGSATPFLICEYADRYRKEPDGEWRFAERRLSVLFGQA
- a CDS encoding VOC family protein, with product MDIIKPAFHHVTFKTSRLAEMVAWYGRVVGSTPNFQDANNAWTTNDAANHRVAFLSAPGLGDDPDKRSHNGMHHSAFEYESFADLMSSYARLRDEGILPAFCLDHGMTISIYYRDPEGNFVELQCDSYGDWAQSSEWMRTSPDFRENPIGTFFDPERVYQAHKGGAGFEALHTGMRKGDYEPAGAPPDLGLPI
- a CDS encoding LysR substrate-binding domain-containing protein, which translates into the protein MKLHHFEEVVAIAERGSVRAASRHLRIAQPALTRSLAMLERELGAPLFERRARGVVCTPFGQAFIARARSILSEIRRTREEMEQLRGAGTGTVTVGLSIAAHLALLPSSLRPFRARYPNIKLHIIEGFYPTLETRLRDGSVDFYIGPEGGAQAVPELSLEVLFQNRRVVLCRAGHPLAGATSLRDLVGQDWVTTSITADDSAEINAFFAGHELPAPHLAVRSQSALTLLTCLANSDLLAMVPSQWQDFEMTGQALTTIKIVEELTAPALVVVRRADLPLTPAALYLLDLMRRAKSRLATPGSRPPPEPQLQNVVTAGGKATPAGRSKAGSDQVESI